TCAAGGTATAACGGTCATAAACCGGCCGGTCCACACTGATATTGTCATAAGTGAGATTACTGTAATCACCCTTCGCCAGCGTATAGGCCGCCGATTCCACGCCCGGCTCCGCTTCCACTTCCTGCGGCTGTTCCGTAGCCCGCACCTTCGCATGCCAGGCTGCCCCCGCCATGCCGCCAAATATAACCAAAACCGCCAAGACACCGATAACCTTGGCAAACTTATCACGTTTCACCGTAATCGCGCCCCCACTATTCTTCCTAAATTCTCAGCTTCTTCATTATACTACATCTTTATGACAAAATAAATTCAGCAAAGGCCAAATTCCCATATTTGAAGCCTTTTTCCGTCAAGCGGCAGCCTGCCTGATCAACCACCAATAACCCCTGGCCGCGCAAATCTGCCATGACCTGACCATAGACTTCATCGAGTTCCCGCTGGAATTTATCACGAAACGCCTTGCGCGAAATTCCCTCTGCCGTACGCAGCGCCAGAAAGGCAAATTCTTCCATGGCATGCTCAAAACTCGGTTCTTCCTCCAATTCCCAGATTTCCTGTCCATTTTTTATCCCGACAGTATACGCCTCAATATCCGTCACGGCAGCATAACGCTTCCCCTCCAAATAGGAGTGGGCCGCTGCCCCCAATCCCAGATAGGGCACATCATGCCAATAACTCCGATTATGACGGCTCTCGAAGCCCGCCTTGGCAAAGTTGGACACCTCGTAGCGCTGATAGCCCAGCTGCGGCAACTGCTTGGTCATATAGTCATACATGGCCTCTGCCTCATCCTCTGTTGGCAGAGGCAGTTTGCCCATTTCCTCCATGCGGGCAAAGGCCGTCCCCTCCTCCACCTGCAGACCGTAGATGGAAATATGCTGAATCCCTAGCGTATCTGCCTGCGCCACACTCGCCTGCAAATCCGTTAGATTCTGTCCCGGCAGGCCGTACATCAAATCCACGCTGATATTTACAAAACCTGCCTGCTGCGCCAGCTTCACAGCCTCACAGGCCTCGGCACCACTATGAATCCTGCCGATTTTTTTGAGCAGTGCGTCCTGAAAACTCTGCACGCCAAAACTCAAACGGTTGACACCGCCAGCCTGCAGAATTTTAAAATAATCTCCATCCACCGTACCGGGATTGCATTCCACGGTAAACTCACCAATTTCAGTCCCAAAAGCTTCCGTCACTGCTGCTAGAACTTTTTCCATAAGCGCCTGCGGCAGAGCCGTAGGCGTGCCGCCACCGATATAGATGGTGGCAGGTATTCCCCATTTTTGCCGATAAGAAAGGCCCTGTATCTTCACTTGCTGACACAGGGCCTCCACATAAGCCTCCATGCGATTTTCCTTCCCCGCAAAGGAGGGAAAATCACAGTAGAAGCACTTTTGCCGGCAAAAGGGAATATGTATATAAACTCCCCATTGCATAATCTTACTTCCTTATTTTAGTCAATCTTCAAAATCGCCATAAAGGCTTCCTGCGGCACTTCCACCGAGCCAACGGCTTTCATGCGCTTCTTGCCTTCCTTCTGCTTTTCGAGCAGTTTGCGCTTACGGGAAATATCGCCGCCATAGCATTTGGCCAAAACGTCCTTGCGCCGTGCCCGCACGTTTTCACGCGCGATGACCTTGGAGCCAATCGCCGCCTGAATGGGAATCTCAAACATCTGCTGCGGAATGATTTCCTTGAGCTTGGACGCCAGCTGACGGCCACGGCTCTGGGCTCTATCCTTGTGCACAATCGTCGAGAGCGCATCCACCGGGTCGCCGTTCAAGAGGATATCCACCTTCACGAGCTTCGATTCCTGATAATCTGCCAGTTCATAGTCCAGCGAAGCATAGCCCTTGGTCGCCGATTTCAGACGGTCAAAGTAGTCAAAAATGATTTCGTTCAGCGGAATATGGTAGGTAATCATGACACGGTTGGTATCGAGGTAGTCCATATTCTTGAACACGCCCCGCTTGTCCTGCGAAATCTCCATAACCGCACCGACAAAATCATTGGGCACAATCACCGTTGCCTTCACAAACGGCTCCTCAATATGCTCAATCTCCGTCTGCGGCGGCAATTCTGCCGGATTGCTGACATTTAAGACAGAACCATCCGTCTTAAACACATGGTAGATAACCGAAGGCGCCGTCGTGATAAGTTTCAGATGATACTCACGCTCCAAACGCTCCTGAATAACGTCCATATGCAGCAAGCCCAAGAAGCCACAACGGAAACCAAAGCCCAAAGCCACAGAAGTTTCCGGCTCAAAGACCAAGGCCGCATCATTAATCTGCATCTTTTCGAGAGCGTCCTTGAGGTTGTCGTAATCAGCACTTTCCACCGGATACAGGCCGCAGTAGACCATCGGCGTAACACCACGATAGCCCGGCAGCGGCTCTGCCGCAGGCCTGTCAGCAAAGGTGATGGTATCGCCTACCCGCACATCGCGGACGTCTTTCAGAGAACCGGCCACAAAGCCAACCTCGCCCATATTGAGCTCACCGACATCCACTGGCTGCGGCTTAAAACAGCCCACATCCGTGACCTCAAAAGTCTTGCCCGTAGCCATCATCTTGAGTCGCATGCCCTTCTTGATTTTGCCCTGCTTTACGCGCACATGAGCGATAACACCCTTGTAGGAATCGAAGAAGGAGTCAAAGATAAGCGCCTGCAGGGGTGCCTCTTCATCCCCTTCCGGTGCCGGAATGCGTTCAACGATGGCATCGAGGATTTCTTCAATGCCGATACCAGTTTTGGCCGAAGCCAACACCGCATCCGTGGCATCAAGCCCAATGGTATTTTCGATTTCTTCCTTTACGCGGTCAGGGTCAGCACTAGGCAGGTCAATCTTATTGATAACCGGCACGATTTCCAAATCGTTTTCGAGCGCCATATAGACGTTCGCAAGCGTCTGCGCCTCAACGCCCTGTGCGGCGTCTACTACGAGCAGCGCCCCTTCGCAAGCGGCCAAACTACGGGAAACCTCATAGGTAAAATCCACATGGCCCGGGGTGTCGATGAGATTGAGCTGATACATCTCCCCATCCTTGCCCTTGTAATCGAGGCGCACAGTCTGCGCCTTAATCGTAATGCCGCGCTCACGCTCCAAGTCCATGCTGTCGAGGACCTGGGCTTCCATCTCACGCTGCGTCAGCGTTCCCGTATATTCAATCAATCGGTCCGCAATGGTCGATTTGCCATGGTCGATATGTGCGATAATCGAGAAATTGCGAATATGCTTGTTCTGCATTGTCATTTTCCTTTCGAAAGTTCTATCCATATAAATGACATTATACCCCATCTGCCCCCTCTCCTGCAATAAATATACTTTCCTTTTCCAAAAAACTATTGCATTTTGAAAAAGGGCGTGCTAAAATAGCTAGGTAACGAATCAATTGAGGGGGGTGAACTACTTGCCGAATATTAAAGCATCTATTCTTAGTGTAAAATCTGACGCTAAGCGCCGTGCGAAGAACGCTGCTGAGAAGTCCCGTGTACGCACTGCTTCCCGTCGTGTTCTCGACGCTGTTGAGGCTGGAAACGTTGATGAAGCGAAATCCCTCCTCACGGCTGCTTGCAAGACTATCGACATGGCTGCTGCTAACCACGTGTTCCACAAGAACTGCGCAGCTCGCAAAAAGTCCCGTCTGGCTCGCAAAGTGAATGCACTCGCTAAGTAATTCTCAGAATGAGATAGAAAAGAACCGTCCTTCGGGGCGGTTTTTTTGTTTATCCCTTCTTTTTCTCTTTCATTTGAAATACCTGTAGATTATGATATACTTTATGTAGAAAACATACAGGGGATGATTTTATGCATGTTCGCCATAGCAAGTTACTGAGCCTTGTCAATCAGCACAACCGCATTGCGGTGACGGATTTAGCCAAGGCGTTGGACGTTTCCGAGGTCACCATCCGCAAGGATTTGAATCTGCTGGAAAAAAAGGGCTTATTGCGCCGGGAACACGGTTATGCCCGGCTTACCACCAGTGATGATATCGGCAACCACCTTTCCTTTAACTACGAAGTGAAACTGCGCATTGCCCGCCGGGCAGCAGAGAGCGTCCATAACGGGGAAACCATCATGATTGAATCCGGCAGCTGCTGCGCCCTGCTGGCAGAAGAAATTGCGGCTAACCGCCGGGATGTAACCATCATCACCAACTCCGCTTTTATTGCCGACTACATCCGCAAATATCCCAATGTACGGGTGATTCTTTTGGGCGGCGAGTATCAGAAGGAATCACAGGTCATGGTGGGTCCTATGATTCGCAGCTGTGTCCGGGATTTCTATGTGAGCAAATTCTTCGTGGGCATTGACGGTGTGGATAATCTTGGCTTTATGTCCAATGATTTGATGCGCGCCGAAGCCGCCCGCGTTATGGCTGAACGGGCAGAACAAACCATCATCCTCACCGAGTCCGCCAAATTCAAGGTTCACGGTACGGTAATGCTGCTTCCCTACGCGAATGTCTCCGCCCTCTTTACCGATGACCTGGCCGCAAGCAATACCTTGAGCAACTTACACGAACAGGGCATTCACGTTTATCCGGTAGGCAGCAAATAAACTGCAATAGCCAAAAATAAGGTTTGAAAGCACATTCGGCTTTCAAACCTTATTTTTATTCCAAATCCCGTTTATTCATTTCCTGTAGAAGTTCAATAGCCCCACGGCCCATGCCCGTTTCCCGGGCAGTCTCCTCTATAGAATAGCCGCTCCGCAGCAAGGCTTTTGCCTTGGCCGCATTGGGAGAAATCGCCTTTTCCGGCTTACGCTGTGGCTCTTCTGGTTCCGGCTGTTTTTCTTCCGGTTCTTCCTCAGGCACAAGGGGCTCCGGCATATCCTCCGGGCGACGGTTCATCGCTTCAGCCAGACCTGCGGCCTGCTGCGCATTGATTGCCGGTTCCGCACTTTCTTCCCGGTCCAGGGAATTCTGCAGCACCGTAGCAAAATCCTGTGAGTTCACACGCTGTAAAGGAGCCTGCGCCTGCATCTGCTGCGGCATATTCTGGGTCATGTTCATCACAGGCACAACCGGCTGATGTGGTACCAAAGGAACAGACTGATAAGCCGCAAGTTCAGCAATCGTCTTGCGGGCTTCGGTGAGCTCGCGATTCAGTGCCGCAGAGCGTTCTTCCATCTCGCCTGCCAGCCGCTTGTATTCGTTTAGACCTGCTTCGAGCCGTACATTGCGCTCATCGGCCTGCCGCAAAAGGTTTTCCAAATGCTGGATATGATTACCCATACGGGCGATAACGGCATCGGCAGAGCGGGTCAGTTCCGCCTTGAGCTGTTCTGTGGACTCACGCAGTTCTTCTGTGTCCACGCCTTTCTGCCGCTGGGAGATAAAGCGCACCACCAGGACCAACAGTGCCCCTGCGATAATGAGAAATCCTAATATTTCTGGAACCATAGGCTAAAAATAACACCATCCTCAAAAATTTTCTATTTTATTATACGCTATTTACAGGCTAATGTCTAATAGCTGTCCCCGTGATGGGTCTGTTGCCATCTTCACCGCTGGCTGCTCTTCCATTTCTTCTTCTGGTGCCGTTTCTCCGGCACTGCGTCCTTTGCCCCCCTTGCCACCGCGATTGCGCTGGCGTTCCGGGTCATCCTTTATGCGTCCATCTTCGAGATTTTCTTTTTCCCGCACCTGCTTTTGTTTCAGCTGGTCCTCCCGCTTCTGCTCTACCGCCTGATAATCCGCCTGCAGGGCATTGGCCTGATTGAGATTATGCTGTACCTGACCGGCATCTGTGGCCCGTGGCACTATCATCTGCATACTCATTGGGCTGACATCCATGCTATTCCCTTCTTTCCTGCTTGCTGATACAAACTTGAGGGCATCTAAAAGATGCCCTCCTTGATTTTCTTAGTATGTGCCGATATCGATACGCTCGTCTTTCACCGTGAGCAGGCAGCGCCGGATGCTGCTCTGCACGTTCATAATCACCGAATTGATGGTGATGCGGACACCGGGATAAACCGTATCCGCCACGCGAATCTTGCCATCCTTCATGCGGCCCATAGCTTCTTCCAGACTCTGTATTTCCTTTTCGGCCCGCTTGATTTTCCCTGCCAGTGGGAACTGTGAGCGGGTCAGGACGTTAATCTGGTCTATGCGCTGCTGCGGCAGACGGCTCACATCAATCTTACTCAGAGTATTGAGCATTTGCGTAATCTGTTTAAGCCTGCCGCGGTCTTCCTTGCACTCCCGGCAAATTTCAATATAACGCTGCTGTACCGTGGGGTCAACACCTACGGCCATGCGCGTCACTACAGCGGCAGCATTGCCTACCATCTTGCAGCGAATTTCTTCCCCGGCAGCGACACTGCCGCCTGTGATAATTCCCCGGCGTTCCTCAACGTACACCCGGTTGCCCGCCCGCACGTTGGAATGAAGGATAGCATCTACGATGCTGACATCACGACCGGCTTCGATATTGGCGTTCTCTGCGAACTGGGCCTGCACATCCTCAACGGCTTTGACAATGCCCCGGTTCTGCCCGTTGATACCGCCCTTGATCATCACATTGCGTCCATAGACTTCGGCGCCATTTACCATGCCGCCAATCTCAATATCGCCCGTAGCCTTGACCACAAAACCAGCTTCCACATTTCCCTTGATGGAAACACTCCCTGTAAAGTCAATATTGCCGGTTCCGGTACCTACGCTCGAACGAATATCCAGATGGGGGTCAATGTCTATCTTGCGGGTGGAATCCACAATCTGCCCGTCAATCATGGCATAGAGCTCATTTTCATTGCGGACTTCGGTATTCTTCCCCTGTGGCATAGGAATCGGACGCCCTGTACGGGCCGGCACATCGAGTCCAAAGATGTTCTTTCCGGGCGTGCCTTCCGTCTGAGGAATTCGCACCGCCAGCAGGTCACCCTTTTTGACTAGTACAAAAAGTCCCATGTCCTTATAATCGGCTCGATTGAATTCATCAATCTTCGGCCTGTTTTTCTGCGACAGGTCAAACTTGCGCTCAATGCGGGCATTCTCCCCATGCTGTACCTGTTTGCCTTCAGCTGCCACAAAGGGGGTCAGGCTGGTCACCCCGTTTTTGATGGTCTCTTCGTTAATCCCGTAGACCACCCCTTTTTCTTCCAAAGCAGCCTTAATATCCTCTACTTGCGGCAGTTTCGTACCTTTGCTGGTATCGTAACGCACTGTAGCAATCATCTGATCCCGGCTGATGTCAATTATGATACCAGCCAATTCCTCGTTTTCTGTATCCGCTTCTGTCTCCGGTGCATTTTCCTGGGAGCTAAACTCCTCTTCTTCCTCCGGCATCACTTCCACGAATTCGTCTGC
The Selenomonas ruminantium AC2024 DNA segment above includes these coding regions:
- the hemW gene encoding radical SAM family heme chaperone HemW, with the translated sequence MQWGVYIHIPFCRQKCFYCDFPSFAGKENRMEAYVEALCQQVKIQGLSYRQKWGIPATIYIGGGTPTALPQALMEKVLAAVTEAFGTEIGEFTVECNPGTVDGDYFKILQAGGVNRLSFGVQSFQDALLKKIGRIHSGAEACEAVKLAQQAGFVNISVDLMYGLPGQNLTDLQASVAQADTLGIQHISIYGLQVEEGTAFARMEEMGKLPLPTEDEAEAMYDYMTKQLPQLGYQRYEVSNFAKAGFESRHNRSYWHDVPYLGLGAAAHSYLEGKRYAAVTDIEAYTVGIKNGQEIWELEEEPSFEHAMEEFAFLALRTAEGISRKAFRDKFQRELDEVYGQVMADLRGQGLLVVDQAGCRLTEKGFKYGNLAFAEFILS
- the lepA gene encoding translation elongation factor 4 produces the protein MQNKHIRNFSIIAHIDHGKSTIADRLIEYTGTLTQREMEAQVLDSMDLERERGITIKAQTVRLDYKGKDGEMYQLNLIDTPGHVDFTYEVSRSLAACEGALLVVDAAQGVEAQTLANVYMALENDLEIVPVINKIDLPSADPDRVKEEIENTIGLDATDAVLASAKTGIGIEEILDAIVERIPAPEGDEEAPLQALIFDSFFDSYKGVIAHVRVKQGKIKKGMRLKMMATGKTFEVTDVGCFKPQPVDVGELNMGEVGFVAGSLKDVRDVRVGDTITFADRPAAEPLPGYRGVTPMVYCGLYPVESADYDNLKDALEKMQINDAALVFEPETSVALGFGFRCGFLGLLHMDVIQERLEREYHLKLITTAPSVIYHVFKTDGSVLNVSNPAELPPQTEIEHIEEPFVKATVIVPNDFVGAVMEISQDKRGVFKNMDYLDTNRVMITYHIPLNEIIFDYFDRLKSATKGYASLDYELADYQESKLVKVDILLNGDPVDALSTIVHKDRAQSRGRQLASKLKEIIPQQMFEIPIQAAIGSKVIARENVRARRKDVLAKCYGGDISRKRKLLEKQKEGKKRMKAVGSVEVPQEAFMAILKID
- a CDS encoding DeoR/GlpR family DNA-binding transcription regulator — encoded protein: MHVRHSKLLSLVNQHNRIAVTDLAKALDVSEVTIRKDLNLLEKKGLLRREHGYARLTTSDDIGNHLSFNYEVKLRIARRAAESVHNGETIMIESGSCCALLAEEIAANRRDVTIITNSAFIADYIRKYPNVRVILLGGEYQKESQVMVGPMIRSCVRDFYVSKFFVGIDGVDNLGFMSNDLMRAEAARVMAERAEQTIILTESAKFKVHGTVMLLPYANVSALFTDDLAASNTLSNLHEQGIHVYPVGSK
- the rpsT gene encoding 30S ribosomal protein S20 translates to MPNIKASILSVKSDAKRRAKNAAEKSRVRTASRRVLDAVEAGNVDEAKSLLTAACKTIDMAAANHVFHKNCAARKKSRLARKVNALAK
- a CDS encoding DUF342 domain-containing protein, coding for MDDQTLRPAVGGPDAGYLLEFLQDGVFVTVYPSDGTEMLFELSDVRQTLQDNGVIDYDVIELSKIIREAAGERRKLADEFVEVMPEEEEEFSSQENAPETEADTENEELAGIIIDISRDQMIATVRYDTSKGTKLPQVEDIKAALEEKGVVYGINEETIKNGVTSLTPFVAAEGKQVQHGENARIERKFDLSQKNRPKIDEFNRADYKDMGLFVLVKKGDLLAVRIPQTEGTPGKNIFGLDVPARTGRPIPMPQGKNTEVRNENELYAMIDGQIVDSTRKIDIDPHLDIRSSVGTGTGNIDFTGSVSIKGNVEAGFVVKATGDIEIGGMVNGAEVYGRNVMIKGGINGQNRGIVKAVEDVQAQFAENANIEAGRDVSIVDAILHSNVRAGNRVYVEERRGIITGGSVAAGEEIRCKMVGNAAAVVTRMAVGVDPTVQQRYIEICRECKEDRGRLKQITQMLNTLSKIDVSRLPQQRIDQINVLTRSQFPLAGKIKRAEKEIQSLEEAMGRMKDGKIRVADTVYPGVRITINSVIMNVQSSIRRCLLTVKDERIDIGTY